A portion of the Halictus rubicundus isolate RS-2024b unplaced genomic scaffold, iyHalRubi1_principal scaffold0057, whole genome shotgun sequence genome contains these proteins:
- the LOC143363550 gene encoding uncharacterized protein LOC143363550 encodes MDDYLASRGTIDQAKKLIHDVIRINLKGSFKMHSWASNSVYIIDSIPETVRQQGRDDMRLCDRGGERVLGLIWSTQADVLHFDLGMTKVSESILAGEKRPTKREFLRIIMSVFDPLGLLSPFTLKSKILMQEIWRSGIEWDQPLRDEEQLGWVSWLEGLRKISSLRIPRCYTPTGIDCAKFQLHIFCDASLKGYAAAAYLRVVMRDGFARVALIMGKTRVTPLKPLSVPRLELQAALLGARLGKTVADELKIEISERIFWSDSITIVRWIKSEPRTRQVFVANRLGEIGELTLSSEWRWLPSSLNPADDATRWSKKEMSTNDRWFTGPEFLHQAESNWPREKDITEAEKLQIDAIEIRKVKVYVAQAYEYYVPYVARMLGWPGLLVAARRIKTAFDRWRGRSRTQITTETIISAEHYCYRSIQSEMFVEELEALKAKKGINKKSKIVALKPYVDEKGILRAWGRVTKIAEEEFNNHPIILDSKHPATKLLIEHYHRRFYHASNESVVNELRQQFYIIGIRRALRSIISRCVICRIRRAKPPNPIMAALPAGRIAYRQRPFCHCGVDYFGPMLVKIGRRREKRWGVLFTCLTTRAIHLELAHSLSTSSTIMAIKRLAARRGSPLVMYSDNGTNFKGASKELRDAIATIEIGKISNYALEKRIKWIFNPPDAPHMGGAWERLIRSVKIALDAILREQAPSEEVLQTLMVEVEHSINSRPLTHVSTDLRDNEALTPNHFLIGSSSGEIKLGRYDTQVACPKKQWRIAQAFADAFWQRWLREYLPTLIARPKWCEAEKSLQTGDIVLIVELNTPRNLWRIGTIIEVYPGSDGVVRVAKVRTKKGEFMRPARKLIKIMSNSKSM; translated from the coding sequence ATGGATGACTATCTAGCCAGTCGAGGAACCATCGATCAAGCGAAGAAACTTATTCACGATGTGATCAGGATAAATCTAAAGGGAAGTTTTAAAATGCACAGTTGGGCAAGCAATTCCGTATATATTATAGATTCTATTCCGGAGACGGTTAGGCAACAGGGTCGAGACGACATGCGCTTATGCGACCGCGGGGGAGAGCGAGTTTTAGGACTTATTTGGAGTACCCAAGCGGATGTATTGCATTTTGACTTAGGAATGACTAAAGTATCGGAGAGTATACTCGCGGGCGAAAAAAGACCGACTAAACGAGAATTTCTCAGAATCATCATGTCCGTATTTGATCCATTAGGTCTTCTGTCTCCATTTACtctaaaatcaaaaatattaatgCAAGAGATATGGCGCAGTGGCATAGAATGGGATCAACCGTTAAGAGACGAAGAACAATTAGGTTGGGTATCCTGGCTCGAGGGACTTCGCAAAATAAGTAGTCTCCGTATTCCTCGTTGCTACACACCAACCGGGATCGACTGCGCGAAATTTCAGCTACACATATTTTGCGACGCCAGCTTGAAGGGCTACGCAGCAGCAGCATATTTGAGGGTTGTCATGCGAGACGGATTCGCACGTGTAGCGCTAATCATGGGGAAAACCAGGGTTACACCTTTGAAACCGTTGTCGGTCCCACGTTTAGAACTACAAGCCGCGTTGTTGGGTGCGAGACTAGGTAAAACTGTTGCCGATGAACTAAAAATCGAAATAAGTGAGCGAATATTCTGGTCCGATTCTATCACAATCGTTCGATGGATAAAATCAGAACCGCGAACACGGCAGGTATTTGTAGCAAATCGATTAGGAGAAATCGGAGAATTAACGTTGAGTTCCGAATGGCGGTGGTTGCCATCCTCTTTAAATCCCGCGGATGACGCCACGCGCTGGTCAAAAAAAGAAATGAGCACAAACGATCGTTGGTTCACCGGTCCGGAATTTTTACATCAGGCAGAGTCCAATTGGCCAAGGGAAAAAGATATCACCGAAGCCGAGAAACTGCAAATTGATGCCATTGAGATAAGAAAGGTAAAGGTGTACGTCGCTCAGGCATACGAATACTATGTCCCATATGTCGCGAGAATGTTGGGTTGGCCGGGATTATTAGTAGCCGCGAGACGCATAAAAACCGCCTTTGACCGCTGGAGAGGAAGAAGCCGGACTCAAATAACAACGGAAACGATCATTTCAGCCGAACACTATTGTTATCGCTCTATTCAGTCCGAAATGTTTGTAGAAGAACTGGAAGCATTGAAAGCGAAAAAGGGCATCAACAAAAAAAGTAAGATTGTAGCACTGAAACCCTACGTGGACGAAAAAGGAATTCTGCGAGCCTGGGGACGAGTTACCAAAATAGCTGAAGAGGAATTTAACAACCATCCAATCATTTTAGATAGCAAACATCCCGCTACCAAATTGCTAATAGAACATTACCACCGGCGTTTTTATCACGCTAGTAATGAATCAGTCGTAAATGAGTTAAGACAGCAATTTTATATAATAGGAATTAGACGCGCGCTTCGGTCGATAATAAGTAGGTGTGTAATATGCAGGATACGCCGGGCGAAACCGCCGAATCCGATCATGGCAGCTCTACCAGCTGGTCGCATAGCATATAGGCAACGACCTTTCTGTCATTGTGGCGTGGACTATTTCGGCCCGATGCTCGTAAAAATTGGAAGGCGCAGGGAAAAACGGTGGGGGGTGCTTTTCACTTGTCTTACGACAAGAGCGATTCATTTGGAATTAGCTCACAGCTTGAGCACTAGCTCAACCATTATGGCCATAAAAAGATTAGCGGCGCGAAGAGGTTCACCTTTAGTAATGTACAGCGACAATGGTACAAATTTCAAAGGAGCGAGCAAAGAACTCCGGGACGCAATTGCGACTATTGAAATAGGAAAGATATCCAATTATGCTCTGGAAAAAAGGATAAAATGGATCTTCAATCCGCCGGACGCGCCTCACATGGGCGGAGCATGGGAGAGGCTAATTAGATCAGTCAAAATTGCTCTCGATGCAATTTTGCGGGAACAGGCCCCTAGCGAAGAAGTCCTCCAAACGTTAATGGTAGAAGTAGAACATTCGATTAATTCGCGGCCGCTAACGCATGTATCCACCGACCTTCGCGATAACGAAGCATTAACTCCGAATCACTTCTTGATAGGATCATCGTCGGGGGAAATAAAATTAGGCAGGTATGACACTCAAGTAGCGTGTCCGAAGAAACAATGGCGAATTGCACAAGCCTTTGCCGATGCATTTTGGCAAAGGTGGTTGAGAGAATACCTACCAACTCTAATCGCACGTCCAAAATGGTGCGAGGCAGAAAAATCGCTACAGACCGGAGATATAGTGCTGATAGTTGAACTAAATACACCCCGAAACCTTTGGAGAATAGGTACAATAATTGAAGTGTACCCGGGTTCAGATGGGGTAGTCAGAGTAGCCAAAGTGCGAACAAAGAAAGGCGAATTCATGAGACCCGCAcggaaactaataaaaataatgtcCAATTCGAAATCAATGTAA